In the genome of bacterium, the window TCGTCAAGCACACCGACCTCTCCGCCCGGGCCATCGTCGAAGAGGCGCTTTCCCTGGCCGGCGAAATCTGCATCTACTCGAACCAGAACATCACCGTCCTGGAGCTGGAGTAGTGCGCGGGCTGCCCCTTTTCCTGCTCGCATCCCTCCTGATCACCGCATCCCCGGCCGCCGAGGTCGTCGAGGGCGAGGTCGTCTACGAGCCGACACCGGCGGTGGCGACCTCCGACCTGCGCGTCTTCAACGAGGGCGCCGCCACGGTGGTGGAGGTCGAGCTCGCCGGAATCCAGGGCCTCGTACTGCGGCGCTCGGGCTCCGCCCTGGTCCTGGACCTCCCCGCCGACGAGTCGCCCGGCGTCACCCGGACGTTCCCCGGCGCGGGCTTCGTGGACGAGGTGGTCCTGCGGCCGCACCCCCGGGAGACCGGTTACCAGCTCCGGGCGCTGTTGTGGCCCGGCGAGTACCTCTACCGGGCCGACCGGCACGGCGACGCCATCCGCCTCGAGGTGCGCGACGCCTACGGCAAATCACCCGAGGCGCTCAAACCCGACGCCAATTTCGACCGTCTGCGCATCCGCCGCGTGGTGATTGACCCGGGGCACGGCGGGGACTACACCGGCACCGGAGGCTTCTCGGGCCGCTACCTGGAAAAAACCCTCGTCCTGCCCATCAGCTTCTACCTGGCCAACCTCCTGGAGCGCAACCTGGGGCTGGAGGTCATCCTGACCCGGACCGCCGACACCAAGATCGGCCTCCACGGGCGCACCCTCATGGCCAACACGGCCCAGGCCGACCTCTTCATCTCGATCCACCTGAACGGACATTCCAACACCGCCGCCCACGGGGCGGAGACCTTCTTCCTGGCCGACGCGCTGACCTCCGAGGACCGCGCGCTGGCCCACCTGGAGAACGCCGACTTCGAGCTGGACCCCGACCTGCCCATGAAAACCTC includes:
- a CDS encoding N-acetylmuramoyl-L-alanine amidase — translated: MRGLPLFLLASLLITASPAAEVVEGEVVYEPTPAVATSDLRVFNEGAATVVEVELAGIQGLVLRRSGSALVLDLPADESPGVTRTFPGAGFVDEVVLRPHPRETGYQLRALLWPGEYLYRADRHGDAIRLEVRDAYGKSPEALKPDANFDRLRIRRVVIDPGHGGDYTGTGGFSGRYLEKTLVLPISFYLANLLERNLGLEVILTRTADTKIGLHGRTLMANTAQADLFISIHLNGHSNTAAHGAETFFLADALTSEDRALAHLENADFELDPDLPMKTSDELSFILGDLMQSEYLEESQSLASCVQQKLVYNLGCNDRGVKQANFYVLRGTQMPAILVEVGFLTNESEEVRLADPAYQYEAAYAVYRGVAEFKEQFERGLME